In Vibrio sp. JC009, a single window of DNA contains:
- a CDS encoding PfkB family carbohydrate kinase → MTEREQQILSILRKEPMIAQQALADILGLSRSAVAGHIMKLTKKGFIQGKGYIIAPDKYLVVIGGANMDLCGRSDSSLISGDSNPGKLTCSAGGVGRNIADNLSRLGSSVQFIGALGDDAWGDQLKAACREAGVNVDHCHTVPGATSSTYLSIHGPDGEMQLALNDMGLIKKLNAEQLSRREGVIARATAIVLDANLSQDALEYIFNNHGEQPILVDPVSSVKAPKLKPFLNSIHTLKPNLMEAELLSGITFQSNDDLPRIGEKLHGAGIKRLLISLGSKGAYSSSEDGAAFIPPSATQVNNVTGAGDALLAGLAHGHVQNWPWNRSVEFALGAARLALIASDTINSTMSENAVKRLLEESITC, encoded by the coding sequence ATGACAGAAAGAGAGCAACAAATCCTCAGCATACTGCGCAAAGAGCCGATGATCGCTCAGCAGGCACTGGCCGATATACTTGGCCTGAGCCGAAGCGCCGTCGCCGGGCATATCATGAAGCTGACAAAAAAAGGCTTTATACAGGGGAAGGGCTATATCATCGCCCCGGACAAGTACCTTGTGGTCATTGGCGGCGCGAATATGGACTTATGCGGCCGCTCCGATTCGTCCCTAATCAGCGGGGACTCCAATCCGGGTAAGCTCACCTGCAGCGCTGGCGGTGTTGGCCGCAATATTGCCGACAACCTTAGCCGCCTTGGATCTTCGGTCCAGTTTATTGGAGCGCTGGGAGATGATGCCTGGGGTGACCAGCTAAAGGCAGCGTGCAGAGAAGCCGGTGTCAATGTGGATCACTGCCATACTGTTCCGGGAGCAACATCCAGCACTTACCTCTCCATCCATGGGCCGGATGGTGAAATGCAGCTCGCTCTGAACGATATGGGGCTGATAAAAAAGCTCAATGCAGAACAACTTTCCCGAAGAGAAGGCGTGATAGCCCGGGCCACAGCGATTGTGCTGGATGCGAACCTAAGCCAGGATGCCCTTGAATATATCTTCAACAATCATGGCGAACAGCCTATCCTGGTTGATCCCGTATCTTCGGTTAAGGCGCCCAAGCTTAAGCCATTCCTAAACAGTATCCATACCCTGAAGCCAAACCTGATGGAAGCTGAACTTCTGTCTGGTATAACGTTTCAGAGCAACGATGATCTGCCCCGAATCGGCGAGAAGCTGCATGGAGCAGGTATAAAACGGCTGTTGATCAGCCTTGGCAGCAAAGGAGCTTACTCAAGCTCAGAAGATGGCGCTGCCTTTATCCCGCCATCAGCAACACAGGTTAACAATGTTACCGGAGCGGGTGACGCCCTGCTTGCGGGACTTGCCCACGGACATGTCCAAAACTGGCCGTGGAATCGCAGCGTCGAATTTGCACTGGGGGCGGCACGTCTGGCGTTAATTGCCTCCGACACCATCAATTCAACTATGTCTGAAAACGCAGTAAAACGTTTATTAGAGGAAAGCATCACATGTTAG
- a CDS encoding ribosome alternative rescue factor ArfA, with product MGKRKRHLVPVEQTTPANQDVETGRGTIKDNALKALVTSKLYTAKVEKAKKGKGSFSRKAKHRGKEPYSKAA from the coding sequence ATGGGCAAGAGAAAACGCCATCTGGTTCCTGTTGAACAGACAACTCCTGCAAATCAGGATGTTGAAACAGGCCGAGGCACTATCAAAGACAATGCACTGAAAGCATTAGTAACCAGCAAACTCTATACAGCAAAAGTAGAAAAAGCGAAGAAAGGCAAAGGAAGCTTTAGCAGAAAAGCAAAGCACAGAGGCAAAGAGCCCTATTCAAAAGCAGCATAA
- a CDS encoding ABC transporter substrate binding protein, translating to MFTTETYNKKILLTIFLIIIGFLSSSVWARTQKVLVLHSYHQGLEWTDNISAGIKSVLGDRKNDVEIYYDYLDTKRNAGNHYTSKLAELFLAKSHHIPFELIIAADNNALKLLNDHGEELFPDTPVVFCGINNFSPGLISGIKNVTGVVEEADAKATMDLMLKVHPQAKKIMVVLDKTITGLAIRKSIEKVQDQFANRAEIEFLTDFTWDSLQKKLAGLGPEYLVYLLTINRDRNNEFVSYIDGIELVNKASSVPVYGSWDFYLGKGIVGGVITSGFEQGRLAADYALRVLSGELIQDLPIITSVFNKETLDFNLMEKFGIDNKNLSPDAVIINKPLDFTDQIRALPSWLSLSVGSVVIIISLISLLMYQRLAFKNRYMQEINTTLDNKVKEKTLEINASNYKMKLLIDELETANQELEVTNSMLNEMSIRDSVTSIYNRRYISEKLSEEYKLAKENKTALTILMLDIDYFKVINDSFGHQYGDHVLRVISHTVSEAIRDGDVLGRYGGEEFLLILPDTGRAEALDIAESIRSGVEKIDWKRDNFTVTISGGVAEYAGQPELLMLRQADIALYKAKSHGRNRIA from the coding sequence ATGTTTACGACTGAAACATATAATAAAAAGATACTGCTAACTATCTTCCTGATTATAATCGGGTTTCTCTCTTCTTCTGTTTGGGCCAGGACGCAAAAAGTACTGGTGCTTCACTCTTATCATCAGGGCCTTGAGTGGACTGATAACATTAGCGCCGGTATTAAATCTGTACTGGGTGACAGAAAAAACGATGTGGAGATTTACTACGACTACCTTGATACCAAGCGCAATGCCGGTAATCACTACACCAGCAAGCTGGCTGAACTGTTTCTGGCTAAAAGCCATCATATTCCCTTCGAACTTATTATTGCTGCAGATAATAACGCTCTGAAATTGTTAAATGATCACGGTGAAGAATTATTTCCTGATACTCCGGTGGTATTTTGTGGGATTAATAATTTCTCTCCTGGCCTGATATCGGGAATAAAAAATGTCACCGGTGTTGTAGAGGAGGCTGATGCCAAAGCGACCATGGACCTTATGCTGAAGGTTCACCCGCAAGCAAAGAAAATAATGGTGGTTTTAGATAAAACCATCACAGGTCTGGCTATCCGGAAAAGCATAGAAAAGGTTCAGGATCAGTTTGCTAACCGTGCTGAAATTGAATTCCTTACAGACTTTACCTGGGACTCACTGCAAAAGAAGTTAGCGGGCCTTGGACCTGAGTACCTTGTCTATCTGCTTACCATTAACAGAGACAGAAACAATGAATTTGTTTCGTATATCGATGGCATTGAGTTGGTGAATAAGGCCTCCAGTGTTCCGGTATATGGCTCCTGGGACTTTTACCTGGGCAAGGGGATTGTTGGCGGTGTTATCACATCGGGTTTTGAGCAGGGAAGGCTGGCGGCTGATTATGCCTTAAGAGTGCTATCCGGAGAGTTAATACAGGATTTACCGATTATCACTTCTGTATTTAACAAGGAAACGCTGGACTTTAACCTGATGGAAAAATTCGGTATAGACAATAAAAATCTTTCCCCGGATGCGGTAATTATCAATAAGCCTTTGGATTTTACGGACCAGATCCGTGCTCTGCCGTCCTGGTTATCTCTTTCGGTGGGATCAGTGGTTATCATTATTTCTTTGATTTCTTTGCTTATGTATCAAAGGCTGGCGTTTAAAAACAGATATATGCAGGAGATTAACACCACATTAGATAATAAAGTAAAAGAGAAAACGCTTGAGATAAATGCCAGCAATTACAAGATGAAGCTACTTATCGATGAGCTTGAGACAGCGAATCAGGAGTTGGAAGTCACTAACTCTATGTTAAATGAGATGTCTATCAGAGACTCGGTTACCAGCATTTACAACCGAAGATATATTTCTGAAAAGTTATCCGAGGAATATAAGTTAGCCAAAGAAAACAAAACGGCGCTAACCATTCTGATGCTTGATATTGATTATTTTAAAGTTATTAATGACAGCTTCGGGCATCAGTACGGCGATCATGTTTTGAGGGTTATCAGCCATACTGTTTCAGAAGCGATTCGGGATGGCGATGTTTTAGGCCGCTACGGTGGCGAGGAATTTTTGCTGATATTGCCAGACACCGGGCGTGCTGAGGCGCTTGATATAGCAGAATCTATTCGCTCTGGTGTTGAAAAAATAGACTGGAAGCGGGACAACTTCACAGTAACGATAAGCGGAGGTGTTGCAGAGTACGCCGGCCAGCCGGAACTGCTTATGTTAAGGCAGGCTGATATTGCTTTGTATAAGGCGAAATCCCACGGAAGAAATAGGATAGCCTGA